A genomic region of Spirochaetota bacterium contains the following coding sequences:
- a CDS encoding ATP-binding protein yields MNIAIASGKGGTGKTTIAMSLAAHFAGSGVTVALLDCDVEEPNVNLFLKAEITGTEEFAVPVPIVDEALCSGCGQCEGLCAFSAIVLVKGKPLLFADMCHSCGGCYHVCPEGAISEIDRTTGVTESGSRDGILFAGGRLNIGEAMSPPLIRAVKLCHPDSEIRIIDSPPGTSCPAVEAMKESDYIVLVTEPTPFGLNDLILAVGAVRALGTPFGVVVNRSDMGDRGVFDYCAAEGIEIIARIPNVRKIAEDYSRGDCVSYLLANHAEDFRNITLHLTRNHKEHARS; encoded by the coding sequence ATGAATATTGCCATCGCCAGCGGAAAAGGAGGGACCGGAAAAACAACGATTGCCATGTCCCTGGCCGCCCACTTTGCCGGCAGCGGCGTGACGGTCGCCCTTCTCGACTGCGACGTCGAGGAGCCGAACGTCAATCTTTTCCTTAAAGCCGAGATAACCGGGACGGAGGAGTTCGCCGTCCCGGTTCCCATTGTCGATGAAGCCCTCTGCAGCGGCTGCGGCCAGTGCGAGGGCCTATGCGCCTTCAGCGCCATAGTCCTGGTCAAGGGAAAACCGCTGCTGTTCGCCGACATGTGCCATTCCTGCGGCGGTTGTTATCACGTCTGCCCCGAAGGCGCGATCTCGGAAATCGACAGGACCACCGGCGTCACTGAATCCGGGTCCCGCGACGGCATTCTATTCGCCGGCGGCAGGCTCAACATCGGGGAGGCCATGTCGCCGCCCCTCATCAGGGCGGTGAAGCTGTGCCATCCCGACTCGGAGATACGGATCATCGACTCCCCGCCGGGCACGTCCTGCCCGGCGGTCGAGGCGATGAAGGAGAGCGATTACATCGTGCTGGTCACCGAGCCGACGCCCTTCGGGCTGAACGATCTCATCCTCGCCGTCGGCGCGGTGCGTGCGCTGGGCACACCCTTCGGCGTGGTTGTCAACAGGTCCGACATGGGAGACAGGGGCGTCTTCGATTACTGCGCCGCCGAAGGGATAGAGATCATTGCGCGCATCCCCAATGTGAGAAAAATCGCCGAGGACTACTCGCGGGGAGACTGCGTTTCCTATCTCCTGGCGAATCACGCGGAGGATTTCAGGAACATCACCCTGCACTTAACCAGGAATCATAAGGAGCATGCGCGATCATGA
- a CDS encoding MBL fold metallo-hydrolase, whose product MKTKITVLCENSVVVPAPPLIGEHGFSCLIESGDTTLFDTGQGFGIVNNMQKMGKQFDAIGRVVLSHGHFDHTGGLLAVLQNRKEKTQVYLHPDAFNDKKAVVPLPQNTIELPIGMRASREDYEKAGAQFNIIKGFTKINDNISALSDVKRPADWKTWDVRLKQKINGAIVDDPFTDDLSLIIDTESGPVVLLGCAHAGIVEILDDLSEKTGHKEFHAVIGGTHLESAPEEYVAKAMDTLRRYQVKKIAVSHCTGLKMAARFAAEFKNEFANASVGSSFEF is encoded by the coding sequence ATGAAAACAAAGATTACCGTATTGTGCGAGAACAGCGTTGTAGTTCCGGCCCCGCCCCTCATCGGCGAGCATGGTTTTTCCTGCCTGATCGAATCGGGGGACACCACCCTTTTTGACACGGGCCAGGGATTCGGGATCGTGAACAACATGCAGAAAATGGGAAAGCAATTCGACGCCATCGGCCGCGTCGTGTTGAGCCACGGCCACTTCGACCATACCGGCGGCCTCCTTGCCGTGCTCCAGAACAGGAAGGAAAAGACCCAGGTGTACCTTCACCCCGACGCCTTCAACGACAAGAAGGCGGTCGTGCCCCTTCCGCAGAACACCATCGAGCTGCCCATCGGGATGCGCGCCTCGCGGGAAGATTATGAAAAAGCTGGCGCCCAATTCAATATTATCAAGGGCTTCACGAAGATAAATGATAATATATCGGCGCTTTCAGACGTGAAGCGCCCGGCGGACTGGAAAACATGGGACGTCCGCCTCAAGCAGAAGATCAACGGCGCGATCGTCGATGATCCCTTCACGGACGATCTCTCGCTTATTATCGATACTGAGTCCGGACCGGTGGTGCTTCTCGGGTGCGCCCACGCGGGCATCGTGGAGATACTGGACGATCTTTCCGAAAAGACGGGCCACAAGGAATTTCACGCCGTTATCGGCGGCACCCACCTTGAAAGCGCCCCTGAAGAGTACGTGGCAAAGGCGATGGACACGCTGAGGCGGTATCAGGTCAAAAAAATAGCCGTGTCACACTGCACGGGACTCAAGATGGCGGCGCGGTTCGCCGCTGAATTCAAGAACGAGTTCGCCAACGCCTCGGTCGGCAGCTCCTTTGAATTTTAA
- a CDS encoding NifB/NifX family molybdenum-iron cluster-binding protein: MKLAIPASGKDLDAAMDERFGRAAGFIIYDMETDSHEYMNNVKNLDAAQGAGIQSAKTVTDSGAGVLITGNVGPKAHAALTAAGIEIFLKNGGTVGEAIEAYRSGSLEKTAAANVEGHW; this comes from the coding sequence ATGAAACTAGCCATACCGGCATCAGGCAAAGACCTTGACGCGGCAATGGACGAACGGTTCGGCCGCGCCGCGGGATTCATCATATACGACATGGAGACCGATTCCCATGAATATATGAACAATGTGAAGAACCTGGACGCGGCCCAGGGCGCCGGGATCCAGTCCGCCAAAACGGTCACTGACTCGGGAGCGGGGGTCCTCATCACCGGCAACGTCGGCCCCAAGGCCCATGCCGCCCTGACCGCGGCGGGCATCGAAATATTTCTCAAGAATGGAGGCACGGTGGGCGAAGCGATCGAGGCGTATCGTTCCGGCTCACTGGAAAAAACAGCGGCGGCGAACGTCGAGGGCCACTGGTAA